A window of Aeromicrobium sp. Root236 contains these coding sequences:
- a CDS encoding PadR family transcriptional regulator → MKRPANALSLAVLTLLFEKPMHPYEMSSTLRQRSKEESIRLNYGSLYAVVESLRKKGLIAARETLREGNRPERTVYELTDEGATAMREWLSEMLRDPTPQFTDFEAALSLMGALPPDEALELLKLRLRALRLDSNQYDGVRAHLPEGFPELFMVEGDYSEALRRAEITFVEKLVDDIEHDRLGGLEMWRRIHELRAAGHSGEEATAKLMEEFGHLLGIDP, encoded by the coding sequence ATGAAGCGACCAGCCAACGCCTTGTCCCTGGCGGTGCTGACGCTGCTCTTCGAGAAGCCCATGCACCCGTACGAGATGTCCTCGACACTGCGCCAACGCAGCAAAGAGGAGAGCATCCGGCTCAACTACGGGTCGCTCTACGCCGTCGTCGAGTCGCTGCGCAAGAAGGGACTGATCGCCGCGCGCGAGACCCTTCGGGAGGGCAACCGCCCCGAGCGCACCGTCTACGAGCTGACCGACGAGGGCGCGACGGCGATGCGGGAGTGGCTCAGCGAGATGCTGCGCGACCCGACACCACAGTTCACCGACTTCGAGGCCGCCCTCTCCCTGATGGGCGCCCTCCCGCCGGACGAGGCCCTCGAGCTGCTCAAGCTGCGACTCCGGGCCCTGCGCTTGGACAGCAACCAGTACGACGGCGTGCGGGCGCACCTTCCCGAGGGGTTCCCCGAGCTCTTCATGGTCGAGGGCGACTACTCCGAGGCGCTGCGCCGGGCGGAGATCACATTCGTCGAGAAGCTCGTCGACGACATCGAGCACGACCGGCTCGGCGGTCTCGAGATGTGGCGCCGCATCCACGAGCTGCGCGCCGCAGGGCACTCCGGCGAGGAGGCCACCGCCAAGCTCATGGAGGAGTTCGGGCACCTGCTCGGCATCGACCCCTAG
- a CDS encoding MFS transporter, whose translation MNTPVPSTKRAIATTVLMFAAFMDLLDVTIVNVALPAIRSDLDASPAHLEWILGGYTLAFAVLLITGGRLGDIFGRQRVFVFGVAGFTLASLAACLSGNGDTLVVARIVQGGFAAMMVPQLLSTVQVMYAPKERANVFGIVGAVSGTAAVVGPLLGGWLITHDAFGVGWRSIFLINIPVGIVLIALALRYVPNTVSERATRLDLPGFVLATIGVFLLVFPLIEGREQGWPLWIWAMFAGAAVVLAAFVANQRRTERLTQSSLLPMHLFGNRGFAAGLVTQAACSAAMAGFALTLVIYVQSGLGFSAVHAGLVLLPFSLGAFIGVGISAPLGLKLGKIVLFAGAVLQAAGIVWLARVVSDQGAGFGAWDGTPPLLVAGTGLGMLVVPLIDIALATVSTDDAGAASGTYSTFQQLGSALGIAIVGAVFFHVVGDAFTEAGLRDGFVEASWWAAGGYLLSAAATVFLPDRKAVQRHAREQAELLEAV comes from the coding sequence GTGAACACCCCTGTCCCATCCACCAAGCGCGCCATCGCGACGACCGTCCTGATGTTCGCCGCGTTCATGGACCTGCTCGACGTGACGATCGTCAACGTCGCCCTGCCGGCCATCCGCTCAGACCTCGACGCGAGCCCGGCCCACCTGGAGTGGATCCTGGGCGGCTACACCCTGGCGTTCGCGGTCCTGTTGATCACGGGCGGTCGTCTCGGCGACATCTTCGGCCGCCAACGCGTCTTCGTCTTCGGCGTCGCCGGGTTCACCCTCGCGTCGCTCGCGGCGTGCCTCTCGGGCAACGGCGACACGCTTGTCGTCGCCCGCATCGTGCAGGGTGGCTTCGCGGCGATGATGGTGCCGCAGCTGCTGTCGACGGTCCAGGTCATGTACGCCCCCAAGGAGCGTGCGAACGTCTTCGGCATCGTCGGCGCGGTCTCCGGCACCGCCGCTGTGGTCGGTCCCCTGCTCGGCGGCTGGCTCATCACGCACGACGCGTTCGGCGTCGGCTGGCGCAGCATCTTCCTCATCAACATCCCGGTCGGCATCGTCCTGATCGCACTGGCCCTCAGGTACGTCCCCAACACCGTGTCGGAGCGGGCGACCCGCCTCGACCTGCCCGGCTTCGTGCTCGCCACGATCGGCGTGTTCCTGCTGGTCTTCCCGCTGATCGAGGGCCGCGAGCAGGGCTGGCCGCTGTGGATCTGGGCGATGTTCGCCGGCGCTGCGGTCGTCCTCGCCGCGTTCGTCGCCAACCAGCGACGTACCGAACGGCTCACACAGTCCTCGTTGCTGCCGATGCACCTGTTCGGCAACCGCGGCTTCGCGGCGGGCCTCGTGACCCAGGCGGCCTGCTCGGCGGCCATGGCCGGCTTCGCCCTGACCCTCGTGATCTACGTCCAGAGCGGCCTCGGGTTCAGCGCCGTCCACGCCGGTCTGGTGCTGCTGCCGTTCAGCCTCGGCGCGTTCATCGGCGTCGGCATCTCGGCTCCGCTCGGCCTCAAGCTGGGCAAGATCGTGCTGTTCGCCGGCGCGGTCCTCCAGGCTGCCGGGATCGTGTGGCTGGCCCGGGTCGTGTCCGACCAGGGCGCCGGGTTCGGGGCGTGGGACGGCACGCCGCCGTTGCTGGTGGCCGGGACCGGCCTCGGCATGCTCGTCGTCCCGCTGATCGACATCGCCCTCGCGACGGTGTCGACCGACGACGCCGGTGCCGCATCCGGCACCTACAGCACGTTCCAGCAGCTCGGCTCCGCGCTCGGCATCGCGATCGTCGGCGCGGTGTTCTTCCACGTCGTCGGCGACGCGTTCACCGAGGCCGGACTGCGGGACGGGTTCGTCGAGGCGTCGTGGTGGGCAGCCGGCGGCTACCTGCTGTCGGCGGCCGCGACGGTGTTCCTGCCTGATCGCAAGGCCGTGCAGCGGCACGCCCGCGAGCAGGCGGAGCTGCTCGAGGCGGTCTGA
- a CDS encoding ParA family protein — MATVTTTIAVANQKGGVAKTTTVVSLGAALTELKQRVLLVDVDPQGSLTFSLGIDPEDLDVTVAEVLLGTRQAEDAIVITDDGMHLLPANITLTQAEESLLGRTGREQRLRVALDKVADDYDWILIDCPPTLGILTVGALSAAQKVLIPLQAETLSHRGVGQLLDTIHDVRQFINPSLEIMGVLPTMYDGRTKHAQNVLAAIRETYELPVVTPPIPKTIRFAEAPAIGRSVLSTARTHKGAEAYRQVAAGMLAGNKKK; from the coding sequence ATGGCGACCGTGACGACGACTATCGCAGTGGCGAACCAGAAGGGTGGCGTCGCCAAGACCACGACAGTGGTGTCGCTCGGCGCCGCGCTGACCGAGCTCAAGCAGCGGGTCCTGCTCGTCGACGTGGATCCGCAGGGCAGCCTGACGTTCTCGCTCGGCATCGATCCCGAGGACCTCGACGTCACGGTCGCGGAGGTCCTGCTGGGCACCCGGCAGGCCGAGGACGCGATCGTCATCACCGACGACGGCATGCACCTGCTGCCGGCCAACATCACGCTGACCCAGGCCGAGGAGAGCCTCCTCGGCCGCACGGGCCGGGAGCAGCGCCTCCGGGTCGCGCTCGACAAGGTCGCCGACGACTACGACTGGATCCTGATCGACTGCCCGCCGACGCTCGGCATCCTCACGGTCGGCGCGCTGTCGGCGGCACAGAAGGTGCTGATCCCGCTGCAGGCCGAGACCCTGTCACACCGAGGCGTCGGTCAGCTGCTCGACACGATCCACGACGTACGCCAGTTCATCAACCCGTCGCTCGAGATCATGGGCGTCCTGCCCACGATGTACGACGGCCGCACCAAGCACGCGCAGAACGTGCTCGCGGCGATCCGAGAGACGTACGAGCTGCCGGTCGTGACGCCGCCGATCCCCAAGACGATCCGGTTCGCCGAGGCACCCGCGATCGGCCGCTCGGTGCTCTCCACCGCGCGGACGCACAAGGGCGCCGAGGCCTACCGCCAGGTTGCCGCCGGCATGCTCGCCGGCAACAAGAAGAAGTAG